Within the Halobaculum limi genome, the region CTGTGGCGACCCGACGATCCTCGACCACCAGCACAACCCGCAGTGGCTGGGCGATGGCGCAGTGCTGGTCGCCGACTCCGACAACGACCGCGTGGTCGAACTTCACCGCACTGAGTCGGGCGAGTGGGACATCGCGTGGGTCGTCCGGAGCGCCGACGGCCAGTCGTTGCGGTGGCCTCGCGACGCCGACCGTCTGGAGAACGGCCACACGCTGATCACGGACACGCTCAACAAGCGCATCGTCGAACTCGATGAGAACGGCACGGTCGTCTGGTCGTACGCCACCGAGCGCATCCCGTACGAGGCCGACCGCGTCCCCCGCGAGTTCCAGGGCACCGAGGCTGACCTGCCGCGGGCGACGAGTGATGGTGTGGACCCCGGTTCCGTCGAGGCCGAATCCGGCGTGCCGGTCCTCTCGGCGCTCGTCGTCGGCGTCCGCGCGGTCGCGCCGTGGGCACCCGTCTGGTTCGCCGAGACACAGGTGGGCCTCACGCTCGTCTCGCTGGCACTCGTCCTCGCGGGCGGCGTCGTCGCAGTTCGCAACCGCCTCTCGATCTGACGGACACCTCGCTCGCGGCCGGCGAACCGCACACAGTTTTCTCCCGCCCCGCCGACCCGTCGGCTATGACTGACGACGCCGCGGGCGACCACGACGGCGACGACGCCGCACCCGACGACCTCGCGTGGGAGACGTTCGGCACCGACATCGACTACTCGTGTCCCGGCTTCGACGTGCGCCGTGACGACGTCCGCCTCCCTGACGGAACGGAAACGGACTTCCACTACGTCGACGAACCGCCGGCGGTCGTCGTCCTCCCGTTCACACCCGACGGCGACGTGGTCCTCGTCGAGGAGTGGCGGCAGGCGGTCGGTCGGGTGAATCGCGGTCTCCCCGCCGGAACCGTCGAAGACGGCGACACCGACCTCGCCACGGCGGCGCGACGCGAACTCGCAGAGGAGACTGGCCACGAGGCGGAGACGGTCGAGCAGTTCACCACGGTCGAACCCGCCAACGGCTTCGCCAACTCCGTCCACCACTACTTCCTCGCACACGGGTGCGAGCCGTCGGCCGAACAGACGCTCGACTTCAACGAGAGCATCCGCCCGGTGACCGTCGACTACGACGCCTTCCGCGACGCCGTCCTCGCGGGTGAGGTTCGCGACGGCCGGGCGACGCTCGGCGTGTCGCTGTACGAGGCGCGTCGGGAGTGAGGCGGAGACTGGGCAGTCGGACCGTCGGTCCGGTCGCCGTCGCTGGGTCAAGCCTTTGAACGTGGGCGACCGAGTACCCCTATGGTAAGCTTCGGACCGGCCCGCCGCATCTCGGCGTGGTTCGGCTCGCTCGATCCCCGGATACGGGCGCTCGTCGCGGCCCTGGTCGTCGGCTTCTCCGGCATCGTGGTCGCGTCGGTCGTCGTGGTAGTCGTCCTCCTCACGCTCGGACTGATCGGGTATCAGCCGTCACCGCTCGCGTTGATCGGCCTCTCGCTGGTACTCGTACAAGGTGTCTCGTTCGGCGGCGTCGCGTCGATCTACCTGATCCGACGCGGACGCTCGCCGCTGTCGCTGTTCAAGATCCCGTCGCTGCGCGACTTGCTCGTCACCGTCGGCGGCTTCTTCGGGTCGCTCACGCTGTTGATCGTCGCGTCGCTGGTCGTCCAGCAGACGGGTGCGCCGACCGCACAGAACGAGGTCGCGCAGTTCGGCGTGGAGAACCCCGAGGTGCTCCTCCTCCTCATCCCGGCGGCGTTCATCTTCATCGGTCCGGGCGAGGAGATTCTGTTCCGGGGCGTCGTCCAGAACCGGCTCCGAGAGGCGTTCTCGCCGTGGGTCGCCATCCCGGTTGCGAGCGTCATCTTCGGGGCGGTCCACTACGTGGCGCTGACGGGTGCCGCGCCCGGGCGGTTCGTCACCATCGGCATCCTTTCGCTGCTCACGCTCGTGTTTGGTGCCGCCTACGAGTACACCGACAACCTCGTCGTCCCGTCGCTCATCCACGGCGCGTACGACGCGGTGCTGTTCGCTGGTCTGTACGTCGTCGTCGTGTACGGTCCTGAGAACGCGACGCCGGGACAGGCCGCGA harbors:
- a CDS encoding NUDIX hydrolase — encoded protein: MTDDAAGDHDGDDAAPDDLAWETFGTDIDYSCPGFDVRRDDVRLPDGTETDFHYVDEPPAVVVLPFTPDGDVVLVEEWRQAVGRVNRGLPAGTVEDGDTDLATAARRELAEETGHEAETVEQFTTVEPANGFANSVHHYFLAHGCEPSAEQTLDFNESIRPVTVDYDAFRDAVLAGEVRDGRATLGVSLYEARRE
- a CDS encoding CPBP family intramembrane glutamic endopeptidase produces the protein MVSFGPARRISAWFGSLDPRIRALVAALVVGFSGIVVASVVVVVVLLTLGLIGYQPSPLALIGLSLVLVQGVSFGGVASIYLIRRGRSPLSLFKIPSLRDLLVTVGGFFGSLTLLIVASLVVQQTGAPTAQNEVAQFGVENPEVLLLLIPAAFIFIGPGEEILFRGVVQNRLREAFSPWVAIPVASVIFGAVHYVALTGAAPGRFVTIGILSLLTLVFGAAYEYTDNLVVPSLIHGAYDAVLFAGLYVVVVYGPENATPGQAASLVVGDILALVPVV